Proteins found in one Oncorhynchus mykiss isolate Arlee chromosome 3, USDA_OmykA_1.1, whole genome shotgun sequence genomic segment:
- the LOC118944509 gene encoding natural cytotoxicity triggering receptor 3-like yields MRNKRMANILDLCVLLLIAGPIPAPLRMVTAEGLKVRQWPPSLTVMRGQSANLSCRFEATSYGVDWFKIEGAEKIPIPDSAGQTSLVITEVSVEDAGVYYCEVNVLHRDSERGGGTKLIVLGKTEAN; encoded by the exons ATGAGAAACAAACGCATGGCAAATATCCTGGACCTGTGTGTGCTTCTGTTGATAGCAGGCCCAATACCAG CCCCATTAAGGATGGTAACAGCAGAGGGGTTAAAGGTGAGGCAGTGGCCCCCTTCACTCACTGTAATGCGGGGTCAGAGTGCCAACCTGTCCTGCCGTTTCGAGGCCACGTCCTACGGGGTGGACTGGTTCAAGATAGAGGGGGCCGAAAAGATCCCCATCCCAGATTCAGCTGGGCAGACGTCCCTGGTGATTACCGAGGTGTCCGTGGAGGATGCCGGTGTGTATTACTGCGAGGTCAACGTCCTACACAGAGATTCAGAGCGAGGGGGCGGCACAAAGCTCATTGTCCTGGGTAAGACAGAAGCaaattag
- the LOC110516838 gene encoding free fatty acid receptor 2-like produces MQECHTALCLSVYLVTFLTGFPANAVAFYTFSKKVRQKPTPIDILLLNLTISDLLFLLFLPFKMQEVTNDMTWSLPYILCPLSGFFFYMTIYVSTLFLTAVSVERYLGVAFPIQHSLKRRPLYAVVASVFIWVFSVLHLSIVVIMPYYNPPQDSLSSTTNSSNSYEFSNVSIAPLSDVNNIASSRNVCYEDFSEKQLAILLPVRLELCLVLFCVPFLICSFCYINFIRILSGLPHIGRRRRLRAIGLALGTLLVFAFCFGPYNVSHIVGFITRKNPDWRDMALLCSTFNACLDPFIFYFSSSAVRGTLGSMLQGARIRLAKCMFCGCHIHWSPWNGTSEPQKDKGPKQVEMNAI; encoded by the coding sequence ATGCAGGAGTGCCATACTgcgttgtgtctgtctgtctaccttgTCACCTTTTTGACGGGCTTCCCAGCCAATGCTGTGGCCTTCTACACCTTCAGCAAGAAGGTAAGGCAAAAACCCACGCCCATCGACATCCTGCTCCTCAACCTGACCATCTCGGACCTCCTCTTCCTGCTCTTCCTGCCCTTCAAGATGCAGGAAGTCACGAACGATATGACCTGGAGTCTACCCTACATCCTCTGTCCTTTATCTGGCTTCTTCTTCTACATGACTATCTACGTCAGCACCTTATTCCTGACAGCGGTCAGTGTGGAGCGCTACCTGGGCGTGGCCTTCCCCATCCAACACTCGCTGAAGCGCCGGCCCCTGTATGCCGTGgtggccagtgtatttatctggGTCTTCTCCGTCCTCCACCTGAGCATCGTCGTCATCATGCCCTACTACAACCCACCGCAAGACTCCCTCAGTTCCACAACCAACTCTTCCAACAGCTATGAATTCTCCAACGTCTCCATTGCGCCTCTTAGTGACGTCAACAACATTGCGTCTTCCAGGAATGTTTGCTATGAGGACTTCAGCGAGAAGCAACTGGCGATCCTCCTGCCTGTGCGTCTGGAGCTCTGCCTGGTTCTATTCTGTGTACCTTTCCTCATCTGCAGCTTCTGCTACATCAACTTCATCCGCATACTCTCCGGCCTGCCCCACATCGGGCGTCGCAGACGCCTCCGTGCTATCGGCCTGGCTCTGGGGACACTGCTGGTGTTTGCCTTCTGCTTCGGCCCCTACAACGTCTCCCACATTGTGGGCTTTATAACCAGGAAGAACCCCGACTGGAGGGACATGGCCTTGCTCTGCAGCACCTTCAACGCCTGCTTGGACCCCTTCATCTTCTACTTCTCCTCCTCAGCTGTCAGAGGGACCCTAGGGAGTATGTTGCAGGGGGCCAGAATCAGGCTGGCCAAGTGTATGTTCTGTGGCTGTCACATCCACTGGTCCCCTTGGAATGGAACGAGCGAGCCTCAGAAAGATAAGGGACCCAAACAAGTAGAGATGAATGCTATCTGA